A stretch of Pristiophorus japonicus isolate sPriJap1 chromosome 10, sPriJap1.hap1, whole genome shotgun sequence DNA encodes these proteins:
- the LOC139274660 gene encoding gastrula zinc finger protein XlCGF71.1-like yields MRPFKCCEQCFKSRNDLLKHQRTHTRERPFTCSVCEKGFAHSSHLLRHQHTHTGKKPFTCSECGKGFSQSAKLTTHQFIYNNKRSFKCSDCEMSFKNAEVLLKYQRTHTAEGLFICSLCEKGFTRS; encoded by the coding sequence ATGAGACCATTTAAGTGTTGTGAGCAgtgctttaaaagcagaaatgatctgttgaaacaccaacgcactcacaccagggagaggccgttcacctgctccgtgtgtgagaagggatttgcTCATTCATCCCACTTGCTGAGACaccaacacactcacactgggaagaagccattcacctgctctgagtgtgggaagggattcagtcagtcagCCAAGCTCACTACACACCAATTTATTTACAACAATAAGAGATCTTTTAAGTGTTCTGACTGTGAGATGAGCTTTAAAAATGCAGAGGTTCTGCTGAAATATCAGCGCACTCACACTGcggagggactgttcatctgctccttgtgtgagaagggattcactcgttcatga